In Vanacampus margaritifer isolate UIUO_Vmar chromosome 6, RoL_Vmar_1.0, whole genome shotgun sequence, the DNA window tacttttattggtGTGTCGGGGTGGAATCTGCTTTGTGCAGCATAGTTAAACATACATCAATCAATTTGCAATAGTGCTTGTCCTTATTAGGGTCGTGGGGGAGCTGGAGGCTATGTAGgtaggttgattgattgattgattgattgattgattgattgattgactgactgACTCAGGGTCCAAATGCCAGCAGTGCTTGATGATGTCGGCATATCCATCGGGAGAAGCCATTCGTTAACCACTCTCCAATCGAGGCACAACATATTTTGATTGCTACAcagtggaaacaaacaaaaacattaatacAAGCATGTTTTTAACACATGCATAAATACAACATTACAACTAAATTGGAattatttgatcaaataaaacGTGATTTTATTTGgaagccatttttattttgaatgtttccTCTTGTCACATTCCTCATACTTACAACTTCTTTGTAAGGACTTTGACCAAATGAGTAAATCTCCCAAAGCAAGACATAACTCCAAACATCTGATTTGGTGGTGAATTTCTTTTCGGAAAGAGACAAATATATCAAATACTGTTGAAGATGACTGTCAATGTCTGAATACAACACCCTTCCTCACCACTTAGCAAGGGTACCTTTTCTTTGCGGGCCTCTGGTGACACCCACTTGATTGGCAGCTTGTTCGTATCCTCAAGGGAAGACTCCTTCTTGGTCAAGACTTTGGCAATGACTTCCTTCGATAACAGAACATTACGGGCTGCAATGTCTTGGTGGACAAAGCTATTAGAATCCAAATACGCCGTGGCATCGCAGACATGTCTGGAAAAAAGAACAATCAGCCAAacattatacaaataaaataaatacaattaaagtggattcaatattttgttttgttgactaaTTTTGTTCTTCAGTTCTAATATAATTATCATACTGGTAAATTATACTCACATGAACGAGTCCACGTACCAGCACTTATTTTAACTGTCACCAGTTATTTTATCTAACTTTAATGCTCACTATACTAATAACAACAACCGAAAAGAGTGCATAGTTGAACTATTTACGTGATGCCAGAAAgatcaacaaaataatttgcCGCCATCTAGTGATCGACAGTGGAATCAAACCCAAAATAAACCGGGGCCCATAACAAACAGTTCtactgtacaaaaacaaaactgcaaacatcacaaaacactaacatttttttttctcaaaaggtCACATTGCACAAGTTACCTAGATGTGCACTTGTGGTGTCAAGATCGTATCTTCAACCTGCTGGTGACCCAACACAGATGCTGAAGGCAGAGGAAGCAGGAAGGAAGAGcaacctaataaaaaaaaaagaaaagaaaatacaagaTTACgcccacctaaaaaaaaaagtaaaaaaaaaaaggtttaaaaaaaatcctgatgctacaaaatgctctaaaataaacatttgctgtACCTGGTTGCGGGTCAAAGTGACAAAAAGCAGTAGCTGCTCATATAGCAACTAATAATAAGTCCCAAAATCCCTCCAAATCCTGACAGGAAAATGTCAAAGGTGTCACCAAAGGTCAACAAAACTGGTTGAGTGTGGCGCCTTTaacacatacaaaaacacacactggagcTATGAAGCGAAATTAAAACGACTGGTGTGAAGAAAATCTTGTAGACAAAAAGCAGGCAGAGTTCACTTTGGGTGCTAACATACTTTGGTATAATTTagttagaaggaaaaaaatcacaccttCAACTATGAGTTGAATCTGCTTACCAGAAGCCTCCGTTTGTCTGATGGCACCAAAGTCAACAAACTCAGAAGTGGAAATTCAAACATGATTAGCATATTCATTTAAGAAGTTGCTAATTAATGCAGGAGATGGCCTTTGTTATGGTTGATGTATATATCATATAGCTTAAAGGCTACAGGTGTCATCATTTGTAAATTGAGTGACTTAGAAATTAGAAAACTGATCGTTTGAGCTTTAGCGTAGAAATCTATAAAGTAACAGTAAAGTTCAGTATTGCTAGTTTGACTACAACAGAAATctattgttgtaatttttctgagtgaaaaacgGTTTGTGAAGCACAAGTCAATGTACATCTactatatttgtgttttattcaaACTTGTAAAAACAATACTGTGTCaacttaaaaatgcacacacctTCCATTTATTTTACACCAGTAGTGAGATGACCAAAAATAAGATTATGACAATGTGGCATCTTCTACTGTACATATATTCATCAATGTCACATTAATTTGGGGCGTTCTCATTATGTCAATTGTACTTTTCCCACTTTCCACTTAtcattcattttcaagaaataaTTGGGAGCACAAGACTGAAGTTATTTAGAATTTCTCTAGACTACACGTGTTCAGGCTAAtatactgaataaaaaaaaacatcataaaaggacatttaacaaaatattggcatgggtgttttttttttttacccagtttGAATTAGAGAAATGAGAAGTCTAAATGCATGTCACAATCATCAaaccctggggaaaaaaaatcaaaaaaaatcattaactcattcactgccataaattcatttaaaaaaaaagattaaaaattaggggcaagaggcaattaaatttttaaattgtaattaatcgcatgacttcactagttaactcacgattaatcacacattttatatcagttctaaatgtacaattaaaaaaatctaggttttcatactcttgttaacaaaagtgggattttttttgtttttaaactaatagttaaaatgatttttggacgtttatagccgtcaatggcagtgaatgaattaaaaaaaagaagaaaagataaaaaattcgggccgtcaggcgattaaagtttttaattgtaattaatcgcatgacttcactagttaactcgcaattaatcacaaatttcatctgttctaaaaggataataaaaaaattctaggttttcatactcttgttaacaaaagtgtgggggggaaatgttaacctaatagaaaaagtaaaaaataatttttgacatttatagccgacaatggcagtgaataagttaaaagcCCTCCTTTAATACAACATCCTTGCCTGTAACAGGCTCAACTTGAAGACAAAGAAAAGGTTTCACATCAAAAATACTTCAAATATAACGCAACAGATTTGACTCACTGCAGACCCGAAACGCTGTTCTGATGTTTGCGGCAACTCCGACGTCTTTGCGACATCCCCAAGCTGAGAAAATCTCCACAATCTCCGTGTACACGTTCATCCTTAAAAGTCTTTTGCTGCGCTTTTCAGTTATCGGGCAATGAATGGCGCACCAGCAACATGTCACTTCCTCATCACTTGGTTTGGTGCACGCAGAGCTCGACGCGGCTCTTGCGCATGAACGTATACTGAAACAGTCTTGAGGGTGAACTTGCACAAAAAGATTCTAACATTCAGACAACACAACAAAGAAGTGTTGCTCATCGGGGGCTTAAGAAACATAAGAGAAAAACCTTGACTGGCATAACGTGGAAACTGCCAAGTGATTTGATAAATCAACCCCCCCttcacccccccttcccccttccccctccccttccaCCCTCGATCCGAGATGAAAGTACACGACGTGTCCCGTCAGAGCTGCGTGCCCATTTGCCGGAGCTCTTTTTTCACATCCGACAGCCACTCTTTCAACAAATCGAAAGATGGCCGAGATTCAGGGTTCAAGTGCCAGCAGCGCTTCATGATGTAGTAAAGCGCTTCAGGACAGCCGTCTGGAGAAGGCATCCGGTATCCGCCCTCCAAATGATGCACCACATGCTTCGATTGCTGCACAACGGGAACAAAAGTCAGACTGAAACATCttttcaacacacacaaataaaattggATTAGAATTTTGTTGGGGCTAAAAAAGTTGGAAGCAATTCCTAAGATTTCTATAAGTAGCATCCAGGAGGGCTGTGTTCACATTTTGTGAAATAGTATGAAGCACATCTTCGCCTTGAGCTGTTCACTACTACAACTCAATAAACTTAACCGACTCAATATTGCAACTCTTTATCGATACATTTGATTTTTAGTGAATACATTCCAGTTATTATATTTTCCATACTTACAATTTTTGGGTAAGGCATTCGACCAAATGAGTAAATCTCCCAAAGCAAAACACCATAACTCCAAACATCTGATTTGGTGGAGAATTTCTTTTGAGGGGGAGACAAagaaaagtggaagtcaaccttcaatatttcttgacaataatatgttatatgtgacctcactattctAAATCtagtctgattaatattacatttgagagttatgaagcaaaatccagccgtttttatccatctcagggggcggccattttgtctcttcttgtcgactgaagatgacatctcggttgctcaggactcaggcaacgaccaatcacagctcaccaatcaaaaaaaatcaaccaatgagaaaataggtgagctgtgaatggtcgttgcctgagtcctgagcaactgtgatgtcatcttcagtcaacagcaagtggcaaaatggccgaccagagataattttgctgcttaactcatattccagctaggggtgtgaattgcctcgtatctggcgattcgatccgtatcacgattcgattagataccgattaatcatgatatgaatctataagtcgattattgcggggggaaaacaattaaatttggaaaatattaatcagtagtgatagacacatgaagcttcatgaaataCTTGTGATACtgttttactcctctagatggcactcctggtttaaaggtgctaactagctggctagctaaacagctaaccagacagacaaacGGACAGGCGGACAAATGAAGCtccatgaaacacttgtgacactgtttgactcctctagatggcaatcttggtttaaatgggccagctagctagctaaacagctaaccagacagacagacaaatgaagcacctgtgatattttttcactcctctagatggcactcttggtttaaaagctaacctcaagtaagatgtttttttttttaatatttctatcaaaaattgatgtttaaaaacgatttggccgcatattgaatcgatacgagaattgtgcacggtaatatcgcgatatatcgctgaaacgatttaaaaaaaaaatttaacaccCCTTTATTCCACTAacataatattaaccagaataccatatttagaccagtggggctgcatagaacataatattgtccaaaaaaaagtttttggggtgggggggctcaaCTTCCTCTTTAACAAGGGTACCTTTTCTTTGAGGGCCTCTGGTGACGTCCACTTGACCGGCAGCTTGTCGGTATCCTCAAGGGAAGACACTTTCTTGGTCAAGCCAAAGTCACTGACTTTGGCAATGAGTTCCTCCGATAACAGAACATTACGGGCTGCGAGGTCTCGGTGGACAAAATGATTAGATTCCAAATATACCATGGCCTCGCAGACGTGTCTGCGAAAAGAACAACCAGCCAAGCATTATACACAAATAGAATAAATACACCTACAGTTGAttggaatattttgtttttgtaactcttcatacaaacaaacatcttAGCTCTAATACTGTTGTCAATTGTGGATGTGCGATGTACACACAATGCAAATTTAAGAAGGGTAACACTAGTGAGTACTGTCCGTCCTCTGGAACGCAGGTAGTCCACCAAGGtaccctgaaaaaaataaagccgcACACGTTTATAAGCCACAGGTATTAAGGATGTCGACGAAGGATGAGACCGATACTCACCTTTCTCATGTATTCGGTAATAATCAGCAAACTGCCGTCCGCCTCTGAAATCACGCCGAGCAGCTTCACCAAGTTATTGTGACTTAATTTCCTGCGGCAATAGAAGTGACGATGGagtttcttcatttttattcagaaatacatttgaactataaGTAGGGAGGGAATCTTagaactcattcgctgccattgaagtcaaaaattcatttgaactatttatattagtttaactttttttttagtatgaaaacctaaaaaaacaattttacatttagaacagatacgaaatttgtgattaatcgtgagttaactagtgaagtcatgcaattaattacaaacatttttaattgcctgcacccctcatttttaatcatcttttttttcttttctttttttaagtatttttaatgttttctttttaaaagagaaaaagaaaagaaaaaaatgagaggtgtcaggtgattccattttttaatcataatcaatcgcatgacttcaatagttaactcacgattaatcacaaattttatatctgttctaaatgtaataaaaaaatctaggttttcatactcttgttaacaaaagtgggaaaaatattaaactaatagaaatagttcaaatgaatttttgacgtctatagccgtcaatggcagtgaatgagttaaaatggtgTAATCTTGATTCAATTATCATACTATTAATTGATCCAAGTCcaatttttttggttgaagtccaatTTGTACGCgctccgagacgttcaaactccgaggttccactgtatagagtgcaataaattatttataatatttttggcTTTACTTACATCATGACAGAGGCCTCTGCAATAAAAGCCTGCGCCGTGGTATTGTTTTTAAGGCACTTCACAGCCACTTGAGCCTTTCTGTACTCAGCCAACCTGACTTCTGCAAACACAAGACTTCCGGTTAACATTGCGCAACGTGCACTCGCGTCGCAGCGAATACGAATCGTGGCAGAAAAGCGTTGGAGGTCTCAAGTGACTTGAACGTGACACAACAATTCAAATGGCTACGTGCCTCCAAACTCTCCTCGTCCAATGACCTTGAGTAACTTGAGTTCCTTCCTGTTCATCACCCAGCCGCCTGTTGGCGAGTCAAAGACAGGACGGGACGCCACAATCACAAACTACGAGCAGCCTGCAGGTGACTAACAAAGCACTCAAGACTCACCGCTCACAAATTCGTTGTGGACAGCAACCGTCTCCTTCTCCAACTTTGGGTTGATGAGACGAGTGCACAGTCCATCAGAATTGCTTTTGTAGTGCTTTGTTAAAGGAATTTGTCATTAAATACGACAAAAAGAAGACAACCACacgatacaaaaaaaagctcCTTTTAGGTTGTACCTCAACAAGTTGGATGAGGTTGTGAAAATAGGTTTCGTCATCAATGGTAAGCTTGCCGTTGCCGTACATGATGTGGTAGTGCTCCACGTTGTCGTTGGTGCTCAAACACAGCGTGTAGTCGCCGGGATAGTTGGTGCTCTCTCGCACCAAGAATAGACCCATCTCTGACGGGGAGAGCAAGCGCTCGGCCTGGAGACGTGTTATTTTGCCATGAAACCATCTGCAATGACAAACGTGGAGGTGACATTGTTTGACATCTAAGTATTTGTAGAGGTCAGGGGTCCGAAACCGGCGGTtttggagccacatgtggctctttagtccctctcctctGACTTCCTGCCTGtggagctctaaaaaaaaaattgtagaaatgAATATTTCTTTATaggtttattttttagataaagtaTTCTTTATAGGAATTcatgctgaattttttttaataataattaaatattcaaagtccaaatttttaagttgtcagaaaaatggAGAcgaatttgttggaatttctggggttggtgaaagattctggttggtaacccggtgggtagtaggtgatgtttggtcggtgctggatttcactttgatccttcctcgggtctcctgacaacctcacgactctagctggattctgaagtattcagtttaggtgaacggtatgggattttacaaaaggttttaggtgaattaatgagcacacacacccgcacgtacaaaaagatggaaaaagagagaacaaaaaaagagagcaatgatgatgacatgtcgaattggtgagattaccgaatgaacaaaactgagctttctcggaaaaaaaagaaaaaagaagacgaaaggtaccgtttaaaaaaaaaaatatttttttaaattacctaaaaatgtctaaaaagtgaTCTTAAAATATCCAAAATGAAAGATGAAAATCTGAAAGTTACAATTGCCATATAtgtcaaatataataatataggcaaaaaagaaaatgtttaagaaataacaacaaaatgtccaaaaagaaaataaaagccccaaaattaccataaaatgtccacaaaattgcaaaaatctcagaaaattgatagcaaaaaaggcagaaaaaatgtaaaaaaaataaaaattaaaaaagccacaaaatgtcaaaaaaaaaattattaaaacaaaggaAGAGAGGAAGAATTTTaccatgtccataaaattgccaaaaatgtcagaaatctGATAGAAAGGCAGGAAAGTCTAAAAATTTCTGAAAAATTAAGTATGAAAAATaatccccccaatttttttttttttaattggaagaTAAAAGGTAGAagaagtattggatgctgcatattgttgccgttatgtgaaaaacactttatgtccattttattttttacatttttatgtttttgggggatGCAGACAGACAGACTCAATGCAGACatccaaaaaatgtttaaaaaaaaataaaataaaaaatggacataagcgTTTTACACATAGaagtgacaatatttttttgtgttatggcGCAATTTTAATTAGCACTTGAACCCCCAGTACATTACACACACAGCTtcgttcatcacaatcttcaaatgttttgcggctctggacagatttttttttaatttatttggccCAAAATGGATCGTTTGACAGCAAAGATTGCCAACCCCTGGTATAGGTAGAAGGCAAAGTTATGTATAGTACATATTGTTGAGCTATTGTTGCTCTCAGAAACAACGACTGTTATCTACTTAAATCTTGCTGCACCGGGAGCAAACGAACAAACGTAATTTGGGCACCCACGGCATAAGATTCAGCTCGCTGCAATTTTCCACAGATGCCAGGTTGTGACGGCATTTCTCAATGCGGCTGGTGGGAACTTCCCCTTCACGACCAGCTTCATTTCTAGCTACATACCACTCTGGATTCTGCAAGATAAAAAATCATCAATGAAAACCAGCAAAAAATGTTTGCTAACCAATTGAGCAGCACACACAAACCATTCTTACCTCTGTAGTCATAATGATAGTCAACAGATCTCCTTCCTTAAAGGCGAGGTGGTGCGTTAATGAGCCCTTAAAGTTGAATTTGCCCACACAATGGTGCCTTTGGGTCATGGAGTCTGTTCATCAAGCATATCATAAATCTAATGGCATAGTTGATTAAGTACTATTTGCATGTTTTCTgtaaatcaggaaaaaaaaagagagttttTCACCTTTGCCATGCTGAGACCGTCCCAATTTCCTCACAGATGACGCCTTCTGCCTGCAAACATTTCAACCGGTGCACTCACCTAAAGAAACAATCAGTATAGTGGTTGATTGTACAATTTTTGACACGCTTGCTAAAAAACACAGACAACATTCTCAATAATTCATTATgataataattaggggtgtgccccccccccccaaaaaaaacgattctcttaagaatcgcgattctcatttaatacgattcagaatcgattttaaaagtcccaaaatcgattttatttaaattagtttattctgtcttgcctttgtgtgtACCTTTATtaggagtgctgttcatgttgtacccattttggccactgaggggcagtgtggttccatgcggtctaatacactgttaagttgtagccacattagagagtagaaggaaaatgTCACGATCACGATTTCtttcagtgtggagccgttcttttgagtgataaaagtgccgcaagtagcgcgctaattagcgttagcgagtcagactggagtagatcattacaattccttgcacatctatagattgaggcaaaaatcattgtcaatcaaatcatttttaattttaaaaaaatcggtcttgatcgaatcgcagacccaagaatcgaaatcgaatcgtgagacattcaaagattcccacccctaataataatgtCATTCGGTCATGTTCAATCACGCAACTGTAGCAAAATGTCAGAAGAAAAACAGTGGCACCGATTActgttatttaactttttttttttaacgctatACTTCTTAGGTTAATTGGAGATTCTCAACTGGTGAGAATGTCTGTCTACAAGTGTCATGTAATTTACTAGCAAGCAGGCCGGGCTGTAAATAATATAGGGGTAGAAAACAGAATGACTGTAATTCTAAATTATGAATGAGTTATCATGCTGcatgactaaaaataaaaataagagttGCTCCAATTCATAGAAAATAATCAGATTGTTCCCCTCGAAGAACGTTGCTCCTCTCGCTCGGCCTGGTTGACAATGCAGCAAAGAATCTTGCTAACAACTGAGGAATGGAGTTTGTGCTGATATTTCCATGACACACACATAACAAACAAAGGCGTTACAATGAGGTAGTACGAATTAAGTCATGCTACTTTCTGTCTTGCCATGTCCTTAGAGGGAAGCGCCTCCATGGAGATTACATTGTGGATAGATACAAATAATCAACACGCCCTTATTAAAACACCACattctgacataaaaaaaataaataaataaatgttttcaaatatttattttaactagtACACCACCAGATTACATTGACATTCAACCAATTAATTATCACCAAAACAGTTTTGGTAACTAGAaaacagtttttactttctatatCCACTGTTTTGGGGGAGCAAAAtgcaattagtgctgtcactttATACAATGTCACATCCTGCTACTGGCTAGCTCAAACCAGCGTTTATATCATGTACAATAAATCAGTGTCCTCCATTTTCAAGATACAGACAGGatgacttttgtgtgtgtgcaggctGAGTGCCTCGAAGTAGCATTTAAACCAATTGATTGGCTCGGTCAATATCAGCTATTTTCACCCCCCAGCTGCTTCAGATTtgcttgtattttttatattattattattacttcttttcttttttttacacattggcACATTACAATATAAGACAAAGATTATGCCATTCAAACAAGCACGTTTTTCTAATTGGCTGCTTAGTCTGCTGTAAagtaaaaactaaagaaaaattaAAGAACGTAATTTCACATCATTTTGTTTCAATCGTGTTGACGTCTTTTCTACTAGATTCAAAACTCTCAGGAACCAGATTTAGAgcgtctcctttttttatttatatattttttaaatattgttctgTTTAAGCGATTACTTATTTTATACTGCTTACAAAACAATGGGTTGTGGAACACTCGGCAATCTGATGCATAACTACTTtcattttttcatctttttttttttttacttaaaaaggAAGACGTTTAGTTTTGCTGCAAAAGATTACCAATGTAAATGACCTGCTTGTCACTCATATTTAATCGATTAACATAATTATAACGACCGAACG includes these proteins:
- the LOC144053323 gene encoding tyrosine-protein kinase CSK-like → MTQRHHCVGKFNFKGSLTHHLAFKEGDLLTIIMTTENPEWYVARNEAGREGEVPTSRIEKCRHNLASVENCSELNLMPWFHGKITRLQAERLLSPSEMGLFLVRESTNYPGDYTLCLSTNDNVEHYHIMYGNGKLTIDDETYFHNLIQLVEHYKSNSDGLCTRLINPKLEKETVAVHNEFVSGGWVMNRKELKLLKVIGRGEFGEVRLAEYRKAQVAVKCLKNNTTAQAFIAEASVMMKLSHNNLVKLLGVISEADGSLLIITEYMRKGTLVDYLRSRGRTVLTSVTLLKFALHVCEAMVYLESNHFVHRDLAARNVLLSEELIAKVSDFGLTKKVSSLEDTDKLPVKWTSPEALKEKKFSTKSDVWSYGVLLWEIYSFGRMPYPKIQSKHVVHHLEGGYRMPSPDGCPEALYYIMKRCWHLNPESRPSFDLLKEWLSDVKKELRQMGTQL